AGACAAAGCTCACGAAAGAGGAAACCCTAAAATGCAAACGAGAACTCTGCTTATGGAACGTGTTAAAAAAGATGTTCTGATATTATGGTCGCGTATATATGGGCAATGCAAGTATCgacaagcgaggaggaggagggattgaagTGTTGTGAAATGTAATTGACTGGCTCCGCCCTCTGTCTCATACCCGCGGCTTTGGGGTGCGTCAACTTGAAGTGGTCATTCGATATTACACAGTTACAATAACTTCTACCCgaaattactcagatcatgtacttattattaatatcaatattattattttaagataaGGATTTGAAGTACAAAAATATTACTTGACCCTCAAAATTTTGGTTTACTGCATTTTCACACCCATGTTTTCTATTCTGTTATGCTGCAAGACTTCTCCAGAttaatctttacttttatttatttatttattgtcgaATATGCACTTTAATCACTCGGTAAGACCCACTACCCATTAAAAAATCCTAGTAATAACGttagagtaaaaaaaatgatcgtcttccttattattagtgttacattACAATATTAATTTAAACAAGTGCTTGGTAAATGTCTGTTCAGCATTCTGTAAACAGTCACACAAGTCGGGTATGGCCGACGATCCCCGAATAGGCAGGTACAGGGAAGCGGAGGTCACACTACACATAGTGTTCCGCTATACAGAACTATAAAAGACCTAAAAGACTATATCGTTAACAATAACCTCATGAATGAACTACGCAACGAAGATGGCCGTGGATTCTATTAGTATCATCGGATGTCAATGGAAAGTTTACAGAAAGAAGACACCAAATTTAGAAAAGCCATTCCACCACATTTTGTAATTAGCCTGGACAAAATACCAACAGGGTTGCGGTATACAGAGATTTTCGTCCTTGTGACCCTGATGGCTTAGGGATCCCCGGATACACAAGTCTAATGTGACTGCCCCATTACTGCTAGCCCTCCATACCTACTAGGCCATGGTGAATTGAGCTCCCTAATTGCTCATCCCTCCCCACTTTAAAACTGCTTTGATCAACCGATGAATTGTATATTCAATCGTCACattgtctctgtttatatatatatatatatatatatatatatatatatatatatatatatataactgaatggTAAATTTTCATGTGGAAATGGGCTTTAATGCTGTATGCTACAACTGTGTGTTCATTAAGTTGATTAGATCAACAACTCCTTACTAAAACTTCTGCGATCGTTATCAACAGGCATTTAAAAGCCTTCATCCTTCATTTTGCTAGTCACATGCTGACATTGCTAGTCAAACAGTTTCAGTTCGGGAAGAGCTCCTACCAATTCAACTTGCACAATGCAATCGAAGGCGAGAACTCTCCTAAGAGCtgcaaaatattatatttattcaggACACGCACAATCAATCTGCTCTCATACTATTTATACAAATGCATCAATATTCGTATACACTGTCCGAAGTTTTGTGACTCTCAGTGATTGCTGTAGGAGCGCATTTTATTGCAGATAGGATAGTTTCCTTTTTAGGGTACTTATGTGAAATACACCAATTGCCGACATTTTCCATGATGCGAAAGACCGATTATATAAATTCAATTTGTCAAGGTAATAACCATTAACTACACCCGAAGTTTAGGTTTCTTATTTGCCCCTGAAACTTTCAAAGGACAGAAGTAGGGTGGCTCAAGCATTTGGAAAATATGTATCCATTTAATATACACCAtttcagagaaagaggaaacacgaCATTAATGTAGTTGCTGAAAAGGCGACCGTGCCTTTATGTGACTGCCCCTTTAGTTGTTTTACTGTAGGATTCGTCTGTAAGGCAGGACTTTGTTCCAGCTCATGCTGTATGAGTGAAGCCGATTTGGTTTGTCTAGCTAATTACTTTGTGTGTTTCTTCTTATaattcttcaccctcttcttacTGATTTATTTTTACGAATCTGATGTGATTTGGATTTTTTTCAGATATCTTCACAGGCTGTATGCTTCGAGAAGTGTGAGAGTCGTAGTAAATGATGAAACTGTAATGAAGCTGTAatgaaaaagtttatatatatatatatatatatatatatatatatatatataaattcatgataACTGATACTAGTTGTGATGAtacccattattattttttcatctgtgCATTCAAAAGGCATTTCCTTGGTCTTCTTCGAACAGTTAGGTGTTTTGAAagaactcagagagagagagagagagagagagagagagagagagagagagagagagagagagagagagagagagagagagagagagagagagagagagagagagagagagagatgtttgtgtgtgtgtgtgtgtgtgtgtacaataaaaaactgtacatatatacacacatgcatatgtggacgtatatatatgtatatgtatatatatgtatatatacatatatttatatatatatatatatatatatatatatatatatatatatatttgtatatgcatacatatgtgtgttgtgtgtgtgcatatatatacacacatgcatatgtatgtatatgtggacgtatatatatattgtgtgtgtgtgtgtgtgtacgtgtacttatatgtttatgtatgtatatgcatacatatgtatatatatacatatatatgtgtgtgtgtttgtgtgtgtgcgtgtgtgtgtgtgtgtgtgtgtgtgtgtgtgtgtgtgtgtgtgtgtgtgtgtgtgtgtgtgtgtgtgtgtgtgtgtgtgtgtgtgtgtgtgtgtgtgtgtgtgtgtgtgtgtgtgtgtatgtacgcgtgcgtgcgtgtgcgtgtgtgcacgtgcgtgtgcgcaAAGTCGTTCTAAGATTTacctttgctaaaaaaaaaaaaaaatgtgtctgcATGCACGTATGTGCATACTTTCAAGACACACCGGGTCAAGTGTGCATTTAAGTAATTACAACATTTATAGTGGTCGAAATGGCAGAACGACATGAATTTCCAGGTCAGTTGTCTAGCTATTGCATGTATATCAACTGTTTACCGTCAAAACCTTGGAGGTGCCGGGGATCGAACCCGGGGCCTCTCACATGCAAagcgagcgctctaccactgagctacacccccTTAGTAAATAGTGGAATTGAGACAGTATTTATTGGATTGGAGAATATTCTGTGTTTGcgattttatatatttagtttatgtatatattgttgattatttcatatatatatctaggacTTGCATACGTCAAGCTAAATATATTAGAGTGACTGACAAAAGCTAAACAATTTTCTCCCTGACATTTGGTGTTACGGGAAAGGCTAAAAATCTTCCAATACAGATGTAATTATGATATATgtcacatgcacataaacacgtgCGTTTGTGTACAAATTCTGCATGTGCGTGTAGTGTGCGTGCGAGCATGAGTGAGGGTGCGCCTCGACCACAgtcaacaacagaaaacgggaactcGTGAAGTCGCATCAGCTGATTATGTAAACAAACTGGCGAGGAACCCGTGAACGCCTACATATTCGAGGATATCATTTGCAACGGAAGCTTTCAGGTAATGACGATTTAACTGTGTTGATGTGGGGTTGTCAGTGCCTGATGTCCATCCATTTCTAATTGGTATATGGAGGGATACTATTCCCCTATAGATACGCAGTAGGGTAACGTAGTGTTTGGGAAATACTGCCATTGTAAGAGAGAAGCTGCCGATAAATTGTGTAACTGAAATAATTTGAATTAAATTGGCAGCATTCCTCATATTATCTAAGTCATGAttctccatcattgtcatctTTTTATTCCTGctcctctcgttcttcctttgtataatatatttctttctctcaaacCCTACAAGCTTCACACTTGTCCTCTCACTCTCAGTTCATttatctctcctattctctctctcagtccgaATTTCATtctttcagactttttttttttcatctcgttcttcatcttccacttcctcctttcacattctctctctctctctctctctctctctctctctctctctctctctctctctctctctctctctctctctctctctctctctctctctctctctctctctctctctctctctctctctctctctctctctcttctctctctctctctctctctctctctctctctctctctctctctctctctctctctctctctctctctctctctctctctctctctctctctctctctctctctctctctctctctctctctctttctctcagtctctctctctttctctcagtctctctctctctttctctcagtctctatatctctttctctcagtctctctctctttctctcagtctctctctctctttctctcagtctctcactctctttctctcagtctctctctctctatctctctgtctctccctctctatctctcagtctctctctctctttctctcagtctctctctctctctctctctctctctgtctctctctctctctctctctctctctctctctctctctctctctctctctctctctctctctctctctctctctctctctctctctctctctctctctctctctctctctctctctctctctctctctctctctctctctctctctctctctctctgtctctctctctctctctcagtctcttctctctctctctctctctctctctctctctctctctctctctctctcttctctctctctcttctctctctctctctctgtctctctctctctctctctctctctctcctctctctctctctctctctctctctctctctctctctctctctctctctctctctcccttctctctctctctctctcagtctctctctctctcctcagtctctctctctctctctcggtgtctctctctctctctctgtctctctctctctctctcgtctctctctctctctctcagtctctctctctcttctctcagtctctctctctctctctcagtctctcatctcctctctctctctctctctctctctctctctctctctctctctctctctctctctctctctctctctctctctctctctctctctctctctctctctctctctctctctctctctctctctctctctctcagtctctctctctctctctctctctctctctctctctctctctctctctctctctctctctctctctctctctctctctctctctctctctctctctctctctctctctctcagtctctctctctctctctctctctctctctctctctctctctctctctctctctctctcagtctctctctctctctctctctctctctctctctctctctctctctctctctctctctctctctctctcagtctctctctctctctctctctctctctctctctctctctctctctctctctctcagtctctctctctctctctctctctctctctctctctctctctctctctctctctctctctctctctctctctctctctctctcctctctctctctctctctctctctctctctctctctctctctctctctctctctctctctctctctctctctctctctctcagtctctctctctctctctctctctctctctctctctctctctctctctcagtctctctctctctctctctctctctctctctctctctctctctctctctcagtctctcttctctctctctctctctcagtctctctctctctcacagtctctctctctcagtctctctctctctctctctctctctctctctctctctctctctctctctcagtctctctctctctctctctctctctctctctctctctctctctctctctctctctctctctcctctctctctctctctctctctctctctctctctctctctctctctctctctctctctctctgtctctctctctctctctctctctctctctctctctctctctctctctctctctctctctctctctctctctctctctctctctctctctctctctctctctctctctctctctctctctctctctctctctctctctctctctctctctctctctctctctctctctctctctctctctctctctctctctctctctgtctctctctctctctctctctctctctctctctctgtctctctctctctctctctctgtctctctctctctctctctctctctcagtctctctctctctctctctctctctctctctgtctctctctctctctctctctctctctgtctctctctctctctctctctctctctctctctctctctctctctctctctctctctctctctctctctctctctctctctctctctctctctctctctctctctctctctctctctctctctctctctctctctctctctctctctgtctctctctctctctctctctctctctctctctctctgtctctctctctctctctctctctctctctctctctctctctctctctctctctctctctgtctctctctctctctctctctctctctctctctctctctctctctctctctctctctctcagtctctctctctctctctctctcagtctctctctctctctctctcagtctctctctctctctctctctctcagtctctctctctctctctctctcagtctctctctctctctctctctcagtctctctgtctctctctctctctctgtctctctctctctcagtctctctgtctctctctctctcagtctctctgtctctctctctctctctctctctctctctctctctctctctctctctctctctctctctctctatttctctctctcagtctctctatttctctctctcagtctctctgtctctctctctctctcactctctctctctctctctctctctctctctctctctctctctctctctctcagtctctctctctctctctctcagtctctctctctctctctctctctctctctctctcagtctctctctctctctctctctcagtctctctctctctctctctctcagtctctctctctctctctctcagtctctctctctctctcagtctctctctctctctcagtctctctctctctctctctcagtctctctctctctctctctctctctctctctctctctctctctctctctctctctctctctctcccttcccctccccctccccctccccctcccctcccctcccccctccccccctctctctctctctctctctctctctctctctctctctctctctctctctctctctctctctctctctctctctctctctctctctctctccctctctttctctctctctgtccttcttcagcactctctcacactcatgctctctaactctctgattctctttcactttcagttTCCACTTTCTGACTactaattgtatttttttccagGTTGTGCAGTATCTTCATGAAGGTAGAAATTCTTGCAAGTATATGAAAGATCAGAAGATACCATGTTGTTTCAGTTTCGTACCGGCCTCTGCCGTTTGGCAGGTGGCCTAAGATCAACAGAAATTCTGATCGGAGCAAGAGAAATGTGGGTAAGCTGTGCAACTCTGAAACAGTCTTTATATCTTACAAGAACACCTAGATTGTACAGGTGAGTTTGGCCCAAAATAAACTGTGTTTTGCTTTGGATTTAGTAAAGTAGAGCAGATTGTAAACTGTATCAGCATTCTATATGCTCTTTGGAAATAATTTTTTATGGCAATATAAATGGGGACTAGACAAGTATAGGTATAATTTGCATATACAGGAcattgtctttttcatttctgATATCAATTAACTACACTTTAGTATAGAGACTTTAATGtatttctctcaatttcttaATACCTGTGAATACTTATTTATGGATtttcttttaacccaatgccgctggggaaaatgaataaagaagggggaaaatgctgagatcattttctatatttttgtgaaatggctctgcacatagatggctctgctagtgcttaaccacaaaggagtcaattagcagaaacttgtgaccttacgtgattttaattggcgggaaaaatgtattttttactagtgctatgaatatcaatggtgttatttttattataaacattataattaccatagtgttataaacattagtaacagcaaaataagataacataaaatattttcgtaaatcaaagaaaagagtaaacgggcgaggcaggcagtactcgtaactggctcattggtgacttagtacaagtgtagcaatatatgtgtaaaaacaatcaaacaagtactcaccatgggcatagcatgtacatgCACGTCATatctgttggcattgggttaaatcttTTATTTTTACCCTTTGAATAGTAACTATATCTTAAGAAGGAGGCAAAAGCACATGTCAGATGATAACTATATACTATCATTTCAGCACTGACTTGAAGATATACACCCGAACAGGTGATAAAGGAGTGACCAGTCTCTTTACCGGTGAGCGAATGCCAAAGAATGGAGAATTCTTCAATGCTCTAGGAACAACTGATGAACTCTCGTCTAATATTGGGTATGGCataccctctttatctctctctctctctctctttatatttgtatatactaacAAAAATGGGAAGCAAAGATAagtaatttataataacaattctGTTTACAGACTTGCAAAAGAATTCGCTGCAGAGAAGCGGCATGATTATGTTGATCAACTGGAGAGAATTCAGTGTATTTTGCAAGATATTTCCAGTCTGATTGCAACACCCAGGAAGCAGCAACAAAGTGGTGTGTAACTGTTCCATATTCTTTCttaattaatttccttattcctttatttactttattttggtTGAACGTTGAAATActgaaaaaacaataaattagAAAGCTATGAGTCAGTAGTTAATTCAAAaggatcttttctttctttcttattcttattcttatttctattcttacaaaaaaaaaaaaaaaaaatccagtaataTAGCTTAGGACAAAAATACACGATACCTCTTATACCACAACATTATTGCAATGAACTTTTGAATTCCTGCAGATGATCCAAGTAGGGAGGCTCGTATTCGAGAGAGACTGTCTTTCAACCCACGTCACATAACTGAACTGGAGGACTGGATCGACCAGTACAGCCTCATGTTGCCAGATCTTACCAATTTTATCTTGCCTGTAAGTAAGCAGTTAGGTAAAAGGTGGTATTGACTGAGACGTCAAATTACGTCATTTATGTATTAAAGCATATCAAGGCATGAATGCTAAGTTTTCTAAATGCATTTTATTTCTTTAGGGTGGGGGTCGTGTGAGTGCTTCCTTACATGTAGCACGAACAGTATGCAGGAGAGCTGAACGGTCTATTGTACCTCTTACCACCGGTGGATTTATTGATGAACAAGTTTTAGTATACATCAATAGGTAAGGAATTAGACTTTCAAGGAGAACCAGTCATGAAAGTGATGCCAGTTGGACAGATATGCAAAATATCAGTACGTGATGCCTAGACCATCCATTCAAGTGTAAATGTTTATgcattataacttttataatagtaatatatatcactcaatcatcaccaatcatttttttatattaagatGTGTTCAGGTGATTATTTGTCAAAATGTGTCATGCAGTGCAATTATCAgtgtgattttattttctctgcttgttttttgtttgttctttaatTGAAATGTTTTAATTACTTCTCCATCATTCTTTATGccaagttgttgtttttgtgtataaGAAATATCTAGCTGGACATGGTGAAAATTTTATTTTTGAGGTTAGAAAGTGTTGTTATGAGCAATTAATTTCCatgaattgtgtgtatatgataaTCACTAGTTTTCTTATAGCCTAATAGATGACATAAATTTAAAGAATTATTGTTGAAATACCATCCTTCTGTATcccattttttcctttacttgATGAAATACCAGAGTAAGTATAATTTTGACAGCTGTCACATGTTATCTCTATCATATGAACCAAATTTCACATTCCTCATTGCAGGTTGAGTGACTATCTGTTCACAATTGCCCGATATGCCTCAGTGCTTGATGGGAACAAAGAAACTATATACATAAGGCCCCAGTCACGCAAAGCTTCTAGtatagaaaggaaaatatcagAAGGACAAGAAGTTGTTCAGCAAGATCAGTAAGCAGTTCTTTGGGTAACTGTCCAAATATGCATGCAAAATGTAGTGACTGAATAATCGGTAAAGTGTAAAGGCATGTAAGTAGTCACCATATATTTGAGATACATCTTCAGTAATAAATGTTGTTGAATTTTTATAAAGGTTATTTTCAAGTTTGATGTTAATAGATTTTGACCaatttcataatttatataattgtttatacagTTTTTGTGTTACATAATACCCTGTACCATATTTTCtgtataactaaaaaaaaatattttagtcaAAAAGACTGCAAGATTGGAAAGCAGGTTGTTATGGAGTTTCTCATAGACTGAGGTTTGGTTACTGTGAGCAATTTTATATTTCTCAGGTCTTTCCGACTTCTCAGATTACAAAACTTGTGGTTAGATAGAGAAATATGACCAATATGAATTGCTGTAGTTTATTGCATTTAGtgcacacttgtgtgtatgtatatttttctctcttttaggcTTCCATGAAATCAAAAAGTAGGTTTGTACAGAATAGGTTTGTGTTCCTGGTTCCACTAATAGGGAGGAGCCAAATTTTGAATATGAATCAGGGATAAAGCTTTATAATCATGTTTAATATATTGTGCTAGAGTCTGGTCTGTCAGTATTTCTTGTATGTGTAACTTATGCACTAAGGGTAGGTGTAGAAATGTGTGTAATAGGATGGACCAAGGAAGAAATGCCTATTTCTTACAGTGAGTTATTGGCTTTAGATCAGGAGGTAACACTAAATTCTGAGAAAATATGTAACCTTTTCCTTCCATGCtcagttttgttttactttaaagCAACTTTTAGGCAGTCCAATAATTTTTGGTTTTCATTCACTTTTGGAGACTGGAAGCATGGGTACAcaaattttatgttattttatgtttctttGAGGTAGATTTAGAAGGAAAGAGGTCAGTTCTTATGTTA
The sequence above is drawn from the Penaeus chinensis breed Huanghai No. 1 chromosome 33, ASM1920278v2, whole genome shotgun sequence genome and encodes:
- the LOC125043235 gene encoding corrinoid adenosyltransferase-like, with amino-acid sequence MLFQFRTGLCRLAGGLRSTEILIGAREMWVSCATLKQSLYLTRTPRLYSTDLKIYTRTGDKGVTSLFTGERMPKNGEFFNALGTTDELSSNIGLAKEFAAEKRHDYVDQLERIQCILQDISSLIATPRKQQQSDDPSREARIRERLSFNPRHITELEDWIDQYSLMLPDLTNFILPGGGRVSASLHVARTVCRRAERSIVPLTTGGFIDEQVLVYINRLSDYLFTIARYASVLDGNKETIYIRPQSRKASSIERKISEGQEVVQQDQ